GCTGATCGGGCCGAAGATGGCCCGCGAACTGTTGCAGAAATTCGGCACGCTGGAAGACCTCTATGCTCGAATCGACGAAGTTGCTGGTGGCAAGCGGCGCGACAATCTTCTGCTGGGCCGCGAGCAAGCGTTCTTGAGCCGAGAACTGGCCCGCTTGAACGCTGAAACGCCCGTGGCCATCGATTGGGAGCGCGGGCGGGCAGGCGGATTCGATCCGGCCAAGGCCGCGGACATGTTCATGGCGTTCGGTTTCCACAGCCTGACCGAGAAGATGCGGAGCCGCGTGCCTCCGACGCGCGCTATTTGGAAGGTCGACTACCAAACGATCGACACGCTAGAGAAGCTCGATCAGCTTGTCGCCGAAATGAGCCGCCAGCCGAACATTTCGTTCGACACCGAAACGACCAGCATCTCTCCACGCTGGGCGGAGATCGTCGGCTGTTCGTTTTCCTGGAACGACGGGCAGGGATACTACTTGCCATTCCGAGCGCCGGCCGGCGCGGTCCGGCTCGATCCCGAGCGGGCGCTCGCTGTGCTCCGGCCCGTGCTCGAGAACGACCAGATTCGCAAGATCGGCCAGAACCTTAAATACGACATGATCGTGCTCCGCTCGGCCGGAATCGATTTGGCGGGCGTCGATTTCGACACGATGGTCGCCAGCTACCTCTTGGATGCCGGCGAGCGGAACCACAATCTCGACGAACTGGCAGCCCGCTATCTCAATCACAGCACCACGACCATCGACGAACTGATCGGCACGGGCAAGCAGCAAAAGCGAATGGATGAGGTGCCGATCCCATTGATCACGCACTACGCGGTCGAGGACGCCGATGTAGTCTGGCGCTTGCGGCCGATGCTGGCCAAGCGACTGGAAGAGCTGCAACTCGATCGTCTGTTTCGCGACGTGGAAATCCCGCTGATCGAGGTCTTGGTCGAGCTGGAATACAACGGGATCAAGGTCGATGTCGCGCGATTGCAAGAACTGAGCCGGCAATATGGCGAGCGACTCGTCGTGCTCGAAAAGGAAATCTACGAACTGGCCGGGCGGCAGTTCAACATCGGCTCACCCAAGCAATTGCAGGAGGTGCTATTCGATGAGCAAAAGCTGCCGAAGCTGAGGAAGACCAAAACCGGCGCGAGCACCGATGCCGATGTGCTCGAAGAGCTGGCCCGATTGCATCCATTGCCGGCCAAGATCATCGAATATCGCCAATATGCCAAGCTGAAAGGCACGTACGTCGATGCGTTGCCGCAGATGGTCCATCCGACCACCGGGCGCGTGCATGCCTCGTTCAATCAATCAGTCGCCGCGACCGGCCGGCTCAGCTCGAGCGATCCCAATCTACAAAACATCCCGATCCGAACCGATTCGGGGCGCGAAATCCGCTCGGCGTTTTTACCGGGGCACGACGGTTGGCGGCTGGTGGCGGCCGATTATTCGCAATTCGAGCTGCGCTTGCTGGCCCATTTTTCTCAGGACGCCACGCTGTGCGAGGCCTTCGCCCGCGACGAAGACATTCACGCCCGCGTGGCGAGCCAGGTGTACAACGTGCCGCTGGCGGATGTAACCTCCGACATGCGCCGCGTAGCGAAGGCGGTCAACTTCGGCGTGATTTACGGCCAAAGCGCCTTCGGTCTATCCAAAATGCTTGGAATCGATCAGACTCAAGCCGCGCAGTTCATCCGAGCGTACTTCGCCGGCTATCCGGGCGTCAGCGAGTTCATCGAACGAACGATCGCCGAGTGCCGCCAGAATGGTTTCGTGACGACCATTTTGGGACGGCGGCGGATCATTCGCGGAATGGGAGACGCGGAGAAGGCGATTGGCCCCGACCGCGCCGAGAATGAGTCGCTCTTTGCCGTGGCCGACGCTGCCAGCGTCGGCGCAGACCTACCTGATGCGCCCCGTCGGTCAGAAGACAGATCCGCTCCTCAGCGCGGCGAAGGCGCGCTGCGTCAACGGAGCCTCGCCGAGAGAACTGCGATCAACACGGTCGTGCAAGGTTCCGAAGCCGACCTAATCAAGCTGGCAATGATCAACATTTACCACCGGATGCGAGCCGAACACCTTGCATCAAGAATGCTGCTTCAAAATCACGACGAATTGATATTTGAGGCGCCGCCGGAGGAAATCGACCTCATGGTTCAACTCGCGAAGGAGGAAATGTCCGGCGTCTGGCCATTGTCGGTGTCGCTTAAAGTGGACGTGAAGACCGGTTCCAATTGGGCAGATTGCGAACCTTGGGCATGACATGGCCGCTCAATCGGTCCACGGACGGTTTGCCCAAGCTGATGGCTCCGATTGCGCGAAAAACATGCGAACGTAAATACATCTTTACAGGTCGATTGCGATAATAGTCCGGAACCAGCCATGCAGATTATCGGGCTCCTCGGCGGCGTCGCCAGCGGTAAGAGTTTCGTGGCCAAGCGATTCGAACTTTTTGGGGCGAAAGTGCTCGATGCCGATCGAATCGGCCATGAAGTTCTGTTATTGCCTGAGGTTCGGGACGGAATTCGCAACCATTTTGGCGACAAGGTGTTCGGTGAAAACGGCCAGGTGGATCGAAAGGCCCTTGGCCGGATTGTATTTGGCCCGCCGCCGGATGGCGCGCGTGAGCTGTTGGTTCTAGAACAGTTGACCCACCCGGAAATTCGCCGCCGGCTTCGTGGGGAGGCCGATCGGATGGCGGCTGATGGCGTGCCGGCTGCCATTTTAGACGCCCCAGTCATGTTGAAATCCGGTTGGGACAAGATTTGCAGTAGGATGGTTTATGTCGACGCGCCCGAGGAAGTGCGGCGCGAGCGAGCGTTGTCACGAGGTTGGACGACGGAGGAATTCGAGGCTCGCGAGGCCGCCCAGGAAAGTTTGGAGGTCAAACGGCGGCGCGCCGATTTTGTGATAGATAACTCCGCATCGGCGGAGTATACTCAATCGCAGATTGAGCGGTTTTGGCACTCCCTTGTCGGCTGACTCCTGCCCATCGACGGTTCCCAACCGTTTGCCAAGTCCGCTGGATCTGCTGCCGATGTCGAACACCCTGCTCGCGGCAGCACCGTTTGGCAAAAGCTGCACTCATCCCAATCGGTTCGATTCCACCCGCCATATTCGTATTGCAATTCGCGTTGGATCGCCGGCAGAATGTCGGCAACCTATCCTATCCGTTCGTCCCTTGAACGGAACGATCGAAATCAATCCCGTCACCCACCGCTGGTGCCGTTCGCGCACCGGCAAACGTCTTCCTTTTCCATGATTTCCAGAAAGTTCGATTATGTCCGAGATTCGAGGCACAAAAGTTCGCAGATCGACTGCGCAAATCGTTGACGACCGTTCGCCGGTCGATGAATCCGATTTGGATGAGCCGCTGTCGCTGGCCGAAGAATTGGCCGAGGAGGCCGAGCACGGAATCAGTCGCGACGAAACCCACGAGCGGTATGAGCAGATCAAGCAGGGCGACATCCACATCGCCGAATTGCAGCGGATGTCGATGCCGCAGCTCATCGAGCAGGCCCGCTCCGAGAACCTCACAGACATCACGGGGATCAAGAAGCAGGATTTGATTTTCAAAATCCTCAAGGAGCGCGTGAAGCTGAACGGCCTGATGTTCGGCGAAGGGACGCTGGAGATATTGCCCGACGGTTTCGGCTTTCTCCGAAGCCCCGACTATCACTATCTGTCTTGCCCGGACGACATCTACGTCTCGCCGAGCCAAATTCGCCGTTTCGGCCTGCGGACCGGGGCGACGGTGTCGGGCCAAATTCGTCCGCCGAAGGAGAACGAGCGCTATTTCGCTCTGCTGCGAGTCGAAGCGATCAACTACCAAGACCCCAACCAGCTCACGGAAAAGGTGTTCTTCGACGACCTCACGCCGCTGCATCCGGACAAGCGGATCGTGCTCGAAACCACTCCGGACGAGATCAACATGCGGG
This genomic interval from Pirellulales bacterium contains the following:
- the polA gene encoding DNA polymerase I produces the protein LIGPKMARELLQKFGTLEDLYARIDEVAGGKRRDNLLLGREQAFLSRELARLNAETPVAIDWERGRAGGFDPAKAADMFMAFGFHSLTEKMRSRVPPTRAIWKVDYQTIDTLEKLDQLVAEMSRQPNISFDTETTSISPRWAEIVGCSFSWNDGQGYYLPFRAPAGAVRLDPERALAVLRPVLENDQIRKIGQNLKYDMIVLRSAGIDLAGVDFDTMVASYLLDAGERNHNLDELAARYLNHSTTTIDELIGTGKQQKRMDEVPIPLITHYAVEDADVVWRLRPMLAKRLEELQLDRLFRDVEIPLIEVLVELEYNGIKVDVARLQELSRQYGERLVVLEKEIYELAGRQFNIGSPKQLQEVLFDEQKLPKLRKTKTGASTDADVLEELARLHPLPAKIIEYRQYAKLKGTYVDALPQMVHPTTGRVHASFNQSVAATGRLSSSDPNLQNIPIRTDSGREIRSAFLPGHDGWRLVAADYSQFELRLLAHFSQDATLCEAFARDEDIHARVASQVYNVPLADVTSDMRRVAKAVNFGVIYGQSAFGLSKMLGIDQTQAAQFIRAYFAGYPGVSEFIERTIAECRQNGFVTTILGRRRIIRGMGDAEKAIGPDRAENESLFAVADAASVGADLPDAPRRSEDRSAPQRGEGALRQRSLAERTAINTVVQGSEADLIKLAMINIYHRMRAEHLASRMLLQNHDELIFEAPPEEIDLMVQLAKEEMSGVWPLSVSLKVDVKTGSNWADCEPWA
- the coaE gene encoding dephospho-CoA kinase (Dephospho-CoA kinase (CoaE) performs the final step in coenzyme A biosynthesis.); translated protein: MQIIGLLGGVASGKSFVAKRFELFGAKVLDADRIGHEVLLLPEVRDGIRNHFGDKVFGENGQVDRKALGRIVFGPPPDGARELLVLEQLTHPEIRRRLRGEADRMAADGVPAAILDAPVMLKSGWDKICSRMVYVDAPEEVRRERALSRGWTTEEFEAREAAQESLEVKRRRADFVIDNSASAEYTQSQIERFWHSLVG